One Fibrobacter sp. UWB13 DNA window includes the following coding sequences:
- the secE gene encoding preprotein translocase subunit SecE, translating to MRKVQQYVSESVQELKQVTWPTWEELKGSTLVVMLFSVIMGFYIAVLDLGLSWIVDFIMGRG from the coding sequence ATGCGTAAGGTTCAGCAATATGTATCAGAATCGGTCCAAGAACTGAAACAGGTTACTTGGCCTACTTGGGAAGAACTTAAGGGTTCAACTCTTGTTGTGATGCTTTTTAGCGTTATCATGGGATTCTATATTGCAGTGCTCGACCTAGGTCTCTCTTGGATTGTCGATTTTATCATGGGTAGAGGTTAG
- the rpmG gene encoding 50S ribosomal protein L33 produces the protein MPRELIVLECTECNQRNYDCDKNKRLHPSRVEYKKYCRFCRKHTVHKESK, from the coding sequence ATGCCTAGAGAACTCATCGTGCTTGAATGCACAGAATGCAATCAGCGCAACTATGATTGCGACAAGAACAAGCGTCTTCATCCTTCCCGCGTGGAATACAAGAAGTACTGCCGCTTCTGCCGCAAGCATACTGTTCACAAGGAATCCAAGTAA
- a CDS encoding replication-associated recombination protein A has product MDAPLAERLRPQNLDEFLGQNKILGQQSLLRKSLENDSIPSMIFWGPPGCGKTSLAHVIKQHTKKRFVALSAVASGVKEVKEVLADARQMKHAFMDTILFIDEIHRFNKGQQDALLGAVEDGTVTLIGATTENPGFEVNGALLSRCQLILFAPLSKEDLRTLIFSALRDHPRGLQLKDVEVEDAVVDKLIAQSEGDARFLLNQLEWIGKNLGDNKKIDEKLLEEFQYKKPLRYDKSGEEHYNLISALHKSVRGSDPDAALYWLHRMLQGGEDPRFILRRLMRMSMEDVGLADPNALLLATSAREAYDFMGIPEGLIALDELAIYLALAPKSNSVELAGMKADSIVKQTGTLPVPRAYRNSVTRVGKQLGYGNGYEYDHDSPGGYSAQEHLPTQLVGTTIYEPKPYGREKALGEKLAQLKQLKKERQALRHKVGEPAEPQGPEEGK; this is encoded by the coding sequence ATGGACGCCCCTTTAGCAGAACGCCTACGCCCGCAAAACCTGGACGAATTCCTCGGCCAGAACAAGATTCTTGGACAGCAGAGCCTGTTGCGCAAGAGTCTTGAAAACGACTCTATCCCCAGCATGATTTTCTGGGGACCTCCGGGTTGCGGAAAGACGAGCCTCGCCCACGTTATCAAGCAGCACACCAAAAAGCGCTTTGTCGCGCTCTCGGCAGTAGCAAGCGGCGTGAAGGAAGTCAAGGAAGTTCTCGCAGACGCTCGCCAGATGAAGCATGCGTTCATGGATACGATCCTTTTCATCGACGAAATCCACCGCTTTAACAAGGGGCAACAGGACGCGCTCCTCGGCGCCGTGGAAGACGGTACGGTAACGCTCATCGGCGCGACCACGGAGAACCCGGGCTTCGAAGTGAACGGGGCTTTGCTCAGCCGTTGCCAGCTGATCCTTTTTGCACCATTAAGCAAAGAAGATTTGCGCACTTTGATTTTTAGCGCATTGCGTGACCATCCGCGCGGTTTACAACTCAAGGACGTTGAAGTCGAAGACGCCGTTGTAGATAAGCTCATTGCACAGTCCGAAGGCGATGCACGATTCTTGCTGAACCAGCTCGAATGGATTGGCAAGAACCTCGGCGACAACAAGAAGATCGACGAGAAGCTGCTCGAAGAATTCCAGTACAAGAAGCCCCTGCGCTACGACAAGAGCGGCGAAGAGCATTACAACCTCATTTCGGCATTGCACAAGTCCGTGCGCGGCTCCGACCCGGATGCGGCTCTTTACTGGCTCCATAGAATGTTGCAGGGTGGCGAAGACCCGCGATTCATTTTGCGCCGCCTCATGCGCATGAGCATGGAAGATGTGGGACTTGCAGACCCGAACGCACTTTTGCTTGCGACAAGCGCTCGCGAAGCGTACGACTTCATGGGAATCCCGGAAGGCTTGATTGCACTTGACGAGCTTGCAATTTACTTGGCGCTTGCACCCAAGAGCAACAGCGTTGAGCTTGCAGGAATGAAAGCAGATTCTATCGTGAAGCAGACCGGCACGCTCCCCGTGCCGCGCGCCTACCGCAATTCCGTCACCCGCGTCGGGAAACAGCTCGGCTACGGGAACGGCTACGAGTACGACCACGACAGCCCAGGCGGCTACTCCGCGCAGGAGCACCTGCCCACGCAACTTGTCGGCACGACGATTTACGAACCCAAGCCCTACGGACGCGAAAAGGCGCTCGGTGAAAAACTCGCGCAGTTGAAGCAGTTAAAGAAAGAGCGGCAGGCCCTTCGACATAAGGTTGGTGAGCCAGCCGAACCACAGGGACCTGAGGAAGGAAAGTAG
- a CDS encoding thioesterase family protein yields MENNFSFKTRIQVRYAETDAMGVVHHATYPIWFEQARVDFFRAVGAPYDEVEREGFASPVLELNVQYKRPCRFGDFVDVETKLVHEGRCKYKFLYQVTLNGELCTTGYSVHVFTKGGVPTREKPECIKKVEDKIFSD; encoded by the coding sequence ATGGAAAACAACTTTTCTTTCAAGACCCGCATTCAAGTCCGCTATGCCGAAACTGACGCTATGGGCGTCGTCCACCACGCCACCTACCCCATCTGGTTTGAACAGGCCCGCGTGGACTTTTTCCGCGCTGTAGGCGCCCCCTACGACGAAGTGGAACGCGAAGGGTTTGCAAGCCCGGTTCTCGAGCTCAACGTACAGTACAAGCGCCCGTGCCGCTTTGGCGACTTTGTCGACGTCGAAACAAAGCTCGTACACGAAGGACGCTGCAAATACAAGTTCCTCTACCAAGTCACTTTGAACGGCGAACTCTGCACGACCGGTTATTCCGTACACGTATTCACGAAGGGCGGAGTCCCGACACGCGAAAAGCCTGAATGCATCAAGAAAGTCGAAGACAAGATCTTTAGCGATTAA
- the tuf gene encoding elongation factor Tu yields MAKEHFDRSKPHCNIGTIGHVDHGKTTLTAAICTTLAAKGLAAAKRFDEIDNAPEEKARGITINTSHVEYTTANRHYAHVDCPGHADYVKNMVTGAAQMDGAILVVAATDGPMPQTREHILLAHQVGVPKIVVFMNKCDMVDDAEILDLVEMEVRELLSKYDFDGDNTPIIRGSALKALEGDPEYQDKIMELMDACDTYIPLPQRDTDKPFLMPIEDVFTITGRGTVATGRIERGVVRLNDKVERIGLGETTEYVITGVEMFRKLLDDAQAGDNVGLLLRGAEKKDIVRGMVLAAPKSVTPHTEFKAEIYVLTKDEGGRHTPFMNGYRPQFYFRTTDVTGTIQLPEGVEMVTPGDTVTIHVNLIAPIAMEKQLRFAIREGGRTVGAGSVTEIIK; encoded by the coding sequence ATGGCAAAAGAACATTTTGACAGAAGTAAGCCGCACTGCAACATCGGCACCATCGGTCACGTTGACCACGGTAAAACCACTCTTACTGCAGCAATCTGCACGACTCTTGCTGCTAAGGGTCTTGCCGCTGCAAAGCGTTTCGATGAAATCGACAACGCTCCGGAAGAAAAGGCTCGTGGTATCACGATCAATACTTCTCACGTCGAATACACCACCGCTAACCGTCACTACGCACACGTCGACTGCCCGGGGCATGCTGACTATGTGAAGAACATGGTGACTGGTGCTGCTCAGATGGACGGCGCTATCCTCGTTGTCGCCGCTACTGACGGTCCGATGCCGCAGACTCGCGAACACATTCTTCTTGCTCACCAGGTTGGCGTGCCGAAGATTGTCGTGTTCATGAACAAGTGCGACATGGTTGACGATGCTGAAATTCTCGACCTCGTCGAAATGGAAGTTCGCGAACTCCTCTCCAAGTATGACTTTGACGGTGACAACACCCCGATCATCCGCGGTTCCGCACTCAAGGCCCTCGAAGGCGATCCGGAATACCAGGACAAGATCATGGAACTCATGGACGCTTGCGACACCTACATCCCGCTCCCGCAGCGCGATACCGACAAGCCGTTCCTCATGCCGATCGAAGACGTGTTCACGATTACTGGCCGCGGCACTGTCGCTACTGGTCGTATCGAACGCGGTGTCGTTCGCTTGAACGACAAGGTCGAACGTATCGGTCTCGGTGAAACCACCGAATACGTCATTACCGGTGTTGAAATGTTCCGTAAGCTCCTCGATGACGCTCAGGCCGGTGATAACGTTGGCCTCCTCCTCCGTGGCGCTGAAAAGAAGGACATCGTCCGTGGCATGGTGCTCGCAGCTCCGAAGTCTGTCACTCCGCACACCGAATTCAAGGCTGAAATTTACGTTCTCACGAAGGACGAAGGTGGCCGTCACACGCCGTTCATGAATGGCTACCGTCCGCAGTTCTACTTCCGCACCACCGACGTTACTGGTACGATCCAGCTCCCGGAAGGTGTTGAAATGGTTACTCCGGGTGACACGGTCACGATTCACGTGAACCTCATCGCTCCGATCGCTATGGAAAAGCAGCTCCGCTTCGCTATCCGTGAAGGTGGTCGTACGGTTGGTGCAGGTTCTGTAACCGAAATCATCAAGTAA
- the nusG gene encoding transcription termination/antitermination protein NusG, whose translation MSMQWYAVHTFTGQENNIKKRLEQMIEREGVQDKFGRILVPMREVVSNVRGKRRVSVQNLFPAYIIIEMELDELTQHLVSTINGVTHFGGMTRASRVPIPLRQSEVDRLLGVDPENSIEGEIQIPYTIGENVCIKEGPFKGFVGVVDEIMEAKIKVMVSVFGRSTPVELAFNQVESADA comes from the coding sequence ATGTCCATGCAGTGGTATGCCGTTCACACCTTTACCGGTCAAGAAAACAATATCAAGAAACGCCTTGAGCAAATGATTGAGCGCGAAGGCGTTCAAGATAAATTTGGACGTATTCTCGTACCTATGCGCGAAGTTGTTTCCAACGTTCGCGGTAAGCGCCGAGTAAGCGTCCAAAATTTGTTTCCTGCATATATTATTATTGAAATGGAGCTGGACGAGCTCACCCAGCACCTGGTGTCCACCATCAATGGTGTCACCCATTTCGGCGGAATGACTCGCGCTTCTCGAGTACCTATTCCGCTTCGTCAGAGCGAGGTCGATCGTCTTCTGGGTGTTGATCCTGAAAACTCCATCGAAGGCGAGATCCAAATTCCGTATACAATTGGCGAAAATGTCTGCATCAAGGAAGGTCCGTTCAAGGGCTTTGTGGGCGTCGTAGATGAAATTATGGAAGCCAAGATCAAGGTCATGGTTTCCGTTTTTGGTCGTTCTACGCCAGTCGAACTCGCCTTTAACCAGGTCGAATCCGCCGACGCATAA
- the ahcY gene encoding adenosylhomocysteinase, which produces MEYKIKDINLAIEGRKELDLAETEMPGLMALRKEYAGKKPLAGARIMGSLHMTVQTAILIETLVDLGADVRWVSCNIFSTQDNAAAAVVVGKNGSVSNPQGVPVFAWKGESLEEYWENTARALVWPDGKTADLIVDDGGDATMLVTCGAEFEDAGKVPEFNPETDSEEWGVFLATCRKIFEKDPKQWTRAREALKGVSEETTTGVHRLYQMAQAKRLKFPAINVNDSVTKSKFDNLYGCRHSLIDGINRATDVMMAGKIAVVCGYGDVGKGCAQSLRGQGARVIITEIDPICALQAAMEGYEVKTLDEVVSMADIFVTTTGNTGIISAAQMEKMKNRAIVGNIGHFDNEIDMAGLKKIPGIKRNEIKPQYDEWIFPDGHSILVLAEGRLLNLGCATGHPSFVMSASFTNQTIAQIDLWLNAQGKDTVAGIKYESGVVYTLPKILDEKVARLHLEKLGVHLTRLTQAQADYIGVPVEGPYKADHYRY; this is translated from the coding sequence ATGGAATACAAAATTAAGGATATCAACCTTGCGATCGAAGGCCGCAAGGAACTCGACCTCGCCGAAACCGAAATGCCGGGCCTCATGGCACTCCGCAAGGAATATGCAGGCAAGAAGCCGCTCGCTGGCGCCCGCATCATGGGTAGCCTCCACATGACGGTGCAGACCGCCATCCTCATCGAAACGCTCGTGGACCTCGGTGCAGACGTGCGCTGGGTCTCCTGCAACATTTTCAGTACGCAGGACAACGCCGCAGCCGCCGTCGTGGTTGGCAAGAACGGCAGCGTGAGCAATCCGCAGGGCGTGCCTGTTTTCGCCTGGAAGGGTGAATCCTTGGAAGAATACTGGGAAAACACCGCCCGCGCACTCGTGTGGCCGGACGGCAAGACCGCCGACCTCATCGTCGATGACGGTGGCGACGCTACCATGCTCGTGACCTGCGGTGCAGAATTCGAAGACGCCGGCAAGGTGCCTGAATTTAACCCGGAAACCGACAGCGAAGAATGGGGCGTGTTCCTCGCCACCTGCCGCAAGATTTTCGAAAAGGATCCGAAGCAGTGGACCCGCGCCCGCGAAGCATTGAAGGGCGTTTCCGAAGAAACCACTACCGGCGTGCATCGCTTGTACCAGATGGCACAGGCCAAGCGCCTCAAGTTCCCGGCCATCAACGTGAACGATTCCGTGACCAAGTCCAAGTTCGACAACCTCTACGGCTGCCGCCACTCCCTCATCGACGGCATCAACCGCGCCACCGACGTGATGATGGCAGGCAAGATCGCAGTCGTGTGCGGCTACGGCGACGTGGGTAAGGGCTGCGCCCAGTCCCTCCGCGGTCAGGGCGCTCGCGTGATTATCACCGAAATCGACCCGATTTGCGCACTCCAGGCTGCCATGGAAGGCTACGAAGTCAAGACCCTCGACGAAGTCGTGAGCATGGCCGACATCTTCGTGACCACCACCGGCAACACCGGCATCATCTCTGCCGCCCAGATGGAAAAGATGAAGAACCGCGCCATCGTCGGTAACATCGGCCACTTCGACAACGAAATCGACATGGCAGGCCTCAAGAAGATTCCGGGCATCAAGCGTAACGAAATCAAGCCGCAGTACGACGAATGGATTTTCCCCGACGGTCACAGCATCCTCGTGCTCGCCGAAGGCCGCCTCCTCAACCTCGGCTGCGCTACTGGTCACCCGAGCTTCGTGATGAGCGCAAGCTTCACGAACCAGACCATCGCACAGATCGACCTCTGGCTCAACGCCCAGGGCAAGGACACCGTCGCCGGCATCAAGTACGAAAGCGGCGTCGTGTACACGCTCCCGAAGATTCTCGACGAAAAGGTCGCTCGCCTCCACCTCGAAAAGCTCGGCGTTCACCTCACCCGCCTCACGCAGGCTCAGGCCGACTACATCGGCGTGCCGGTCGAAGGCCCGTACAAGGCGGATCACTACCGCTACTAG
- a CDS encoding SGNH/GDSL hydrolase family protein, whose product MPEKFSKWVACWGNATSITDRKEATYAKDLTLRYPIRACFSGSKLRFHFSNLTGTESVQISEAYVAKSAQSTNTAQSSTTSEKPASISAYSPCAITFGGRASATIPAGEEILSDEIAFDVTAGETFDVSLYFADFTQMNAGTAITGPLSGGKYSYGNFAKSATLPDDLTRKTNWIYFLNTIDIFTEEKNFALVCFGDSITAQDWPDYLTLRCAREGFNNVAIIRRAVSGTRILREYSCITYAAYGLKGATRFPIEMNVAGARTVIVQHGINDIIHPVGIEVNKFRPWSDMPTADDLINGVRSLYITHARKLGLKIYSGTLLPIYGWRTYNENRDIIRTAFNEWLRTAPDFDGCVDFDKAVRGHDDPKAFAAGFDSGDHLHPSAKAYEAMAECVPEELLK is encoded by the coding sequence ATGCCAGAGAAATTTTCAAAATGGGTCGCATGCTGGGGCAACGCCACCTCCATTACAGACCGCAAAGAAGCAACTTACGCTAAAGATTTAACGCTCCGCTATCCGATTCGCGCCTGCTTTTCAGGGAGCAAGTTGCGTTTCCATTTTTCAAACCTCACGGGCACAGAGTCCGTACAAATTAGCGAAGCATACGTCGCAAAGTCTGCGCAATCCACAAACACCGCGCAGTCTTCTACGACATCCGAAAAGCCCGCGAGCATTTCAGCATATTCTCCGTGCGCAATTACATTCGGCGGCCGCGCATCCGCCACCATCCCTGCCGGCGAAGAAATCCTGAGCGACGAAATCGCATTCGACGTGACCGCAGGCGAAACATTCGATGTCAGCCTCTACTTCGCCGATTTCACGCAGATGAATGCCGGCACAGCCATTACGGGCCCGCTTTCTGGCGGCAAGTACAGCTACGGCAATTTCGCCAAAAGCGCGACTCTCCCCGATGACCTCACGCGCAAAACGAACTGGATTTATTTCCTCAATACGATTGACATTTTCACCGAAGAAAAGAACTTCGCACTTGTCTGCTTCGGCGATTCCATCACGGCACAGGATTGGCCCGATTACCTGACGCTCCGTTGCGCACGCGAAGGGTTCAACAATGTCGCCATCATTCGTCGCGCGGTGAGCGGCACACGTATCCTCCGCGAATACAGCTGCATCACCTACGCCGCTTACGGTCTCAAAGGCGCCACGCGATTCCCGATTGAAATGAATGTCGCAGGTGCCCGCACGGTCATCGTGCAACACGGCATCAACGACATCATCCACCCTGTCGGTATTGAAGTCAACAAGTTCCGTCCGTGGAGCGACATGCCCACTGCAGACGACCTCATCAACGGCGTGCGCTCGCTCTACATCACGCACGCGCGCAAGCTCGGCCTCAAGATTTATAGCGGCACGCTCCTCCCGATTTACGGCTGGCGCACCTACAACGAAAACCGCGATATCATCCGCACGGCATTCAACGAATGGCTCCGCACCGCACCGGATTTCGACGGTTGTGTAGACTTTGACAAGGCTGTGCGTGGTCACGACGATCCGAAAGCATTTGCCGCCGGATTCGACTCGGGCGATCACTTGCACCCGAGCGCTAAAGCCTACGAAGCAATGGCAGAATGCGTCCCCGAAGAATTGCTGAAATAA
- a CDS encoding AraC family transcriptional regulator: MSEISYSKKNDRIECVRYKDWRKSYPPHTHTGHMTVGYIEEGRVCIVLNGEAKIYGAGEQFLIPPNTLHEIKTIGDECYSMVVLCTALDSDEIVAENCARGYESTVARLDELQKSILENPENIYLIEQMAHDACISPFHMIREFKKAFGLTPHQFQMQCKVRKAQKMLEERPAAEVTFDAGFYDQSHMDRCFKKVVGLSPKEYKRAVKTED; this comes from the coding sequence ATGAGTGAGATTTCGTATAGCAAAAAGAATGACCGGATTGAATGTGTGCGTTACAAGGATTGGCGCAAGTCGTACCCGCCGCACACGCATACCGGGCACATGACTGTGGGCTATATTGAAGAAGGTCGCGTTTGCATTGTACTGAACGGCGAAGCAAAAATTTACGGCGCCGGGGAACAATTCCTGATTCCGCCGAATACGTTGCACGAAATCAAGACCATAGGCGATGAATGCTATTCGATGGTGGTACTGTGTACCGCTTTGGACTCCGACGAGATTGTTGCTGAGAACTGCGCGCGAGGTTATGAAAGTACAGTTGCGCGGTTAGATGAATTGCAAAAAAGCATTCTCGAAAATCCCGAGAACATTTACCTAATAGAGCAGATGGCGCATGACGCGTGCATCAGCCCGTTTCACATGATCCGTGAATTCAAAAAGGCCTTCGGACTTACGCCGCACCAGTTCCAAATGCAGTGCAAAGTCCGTAAGGCGCAAAAAATGCTAGAAGAAAGGCCCGCAGCTGAGGTGACGTTTGACGCCGGATTTTACGACCAAAGCCACATGGACCGTTGCTTTAAAAAAGTTGTCGGCCTTTCTCCAAAAGAATATAAACGTGCTGTGAAGACGGAAGACTAA
- a CDS encoding DUF4153 domain-containing protein, protein MDLTAIKKYPSQITSAFKRFPLASAMAFFTFIALVTNTEFAQFGNDHFTRLFLWLAIYPIAAMLIALATSLVQESRKSANARPQAIASGTWFLLSIALVAGLPLDDDPFYFGCTVTLVYLIATFAVFLGPFWKQPNENGFWNFLQKNIKSAIIAILVSAILLGALEGFVFGFAELFDTDPGEMIYLYIFYFCASVVVPILYFSGVPSIDECIEEPPALNKFASSTIRFLFVPVLAIGILLFYAYIIKFIVLWDMPDEGTVSAFVSGFIIYLLVLITAMHPMRLSAEQTTEKKLLKIFPAACIPLVFLMSIDVMHIFIQESLSPEIIWVITINIYFYIIIAILLKEKIQHKSRYIAIVFCALFFITTISPLNAHNIADLVEPSKIESELAQQSNTKTTPIEEDTTAKFGSFEADISNSDIISFIIPKGAKEVAILDHYFDKSEFEYRDDTITFRITLSEDDENAADSAKTKSKVYNFFTTKQELNDSLESIASDHAAIGIKELHTSQWSETGRSLRIKGLLFTE, encoded by the coding sequence ATGGACTTAACAGCAATCAAGAAATACCCGAGTCAAATCACGAGCGCATTCAAGCGGTTCCCGCTCGCATCGGCGATGGCGTTCTTTACGTTTATCGCGCTGGTCACCAACACAGAATTTGCACAATTCGGCAACGACCATTTCACGCGGCTATTCCTATGGCTCGCCATCTACCCCATCGCAGCCATGCTCATCGCCCTCGCGACATCGCTCGTCCAGGAATCCCGAAAAAGCGCAAACGCGCGCCCACAAGCTATCGCGAGCGGCACATGGTTCTTGCTTTCCATTGCACTTGTTGCAGGCTTGCCACTTGACGACGATCCCTTTTACTTTGGATGTACCGTCACCCTCGTTTACCTAATCGCCACCTTTGCAGTTTTTCTCGGACCGTTCTGGAAGCAGCCTAACGAAAACGGCTTCTGGAACTTTTTGCAAAAGAACATCAAGTCAGCGATAATCGCCATCCTCGTCTCTGCCATTTTACTCGGTGCCCTAGAAGGTTTCGTCTTCGGCTTTGCAGAACTATTCGACACCGACCCCGGCGAAATGATTTACCTTTACATTTTCTATTTCTGTGCCAGCGTTGTCGTCCCTATACTTTACTTTTCGGGCGTTCCGTCCATTGACGAATGCATTGAAGAACCGCCCGCCCTCAATAAGTTCGCATCAAGCACCATCCGATTCCTTTTCGTTCCGGTGCTTGCTATCGGCATCCTCCTCTTTTACGCCTATATTATCAAGTTCATCGTCTTGTGGGACATGCCCGACGAAGGAACCGTATCTGCATTCGTCTCGGGATTCATCATTTACTTGCTTGTGCTCATCACCGCCATGCACCCGATGCGACTCTCGGCCGAGCAGACCACCGAAAAGAAGCTCCTGAAAATATTCCCCGCCGCATGCATCCCGCTCGTTTTCTTGATGTCTATCGACGTCATGCACATATTCATCCAAGAGAGCCTCTCGCCAGAAATCATCTGGGTCATCACAATCAACATTTACTTCTATATCATCATAGCCATCCTGCTGAAAGAAAAAATCCAGCACAAATCAAGGTACATCGCCATCGTTTTCTGCGCACTGTTCTTCATCACCACCATCAGCCCGCTAAACGCACACAACATCGCTGATCTCGTAGAACCGAGCAAAATCGAAAGCGAACTGGCCCAACAAAGCAACACCAAGACAACGCCGATCGAAGAAGACACAACCGCAAAATTCGGCTCCTTCGAAGCGGACATATCAAATTCCGACATCATTTCGTTCATCATTCCTAAAGGCGCCAAGGAAGTCGCCATCTTGGACCATTATTTTGACAAAAGTGAATTTGAATACCGGGACGACACGATTACCTTCCGGATTACGCTCTCGGAAGATGACGAAAATGCCGCGGATTCCGCAAAAACAAAAAGCAAGGTTTACAATTTCTTCACGACAAAGCAAGAGCTGAACGATTCGCTCGAATCCATCGCCTCGGACCACGCCGCCATCGGAATCAAAGAACTGCATACGAGCCAATGGTCCGAAACAGGGCGCTCGCTCCGCATCAAGGGACTGTTGTTTACTGAGTAA
- a CDS encoding cupin domain-containing protein, which produces MEKAILGDDIFKKFNEGELRLPGKTIAFRDIAWSKHPTFEGVELKHIITAKETSGTFSYHLVRIAPNKSIKTHIHETQLETHEVITGNGICINDGTKLEYTPGVISIMPAKVPHQVDAGDQGLYLFAKFMPALC; this is translated from the coding sequence ATGGAAAAAGCTATTCTTGGCGACGATATTTTCAAAAAATTCAACGAGGGCGAGCTCAGGCTTCCGGGCAAAACGATCGCTTTCAGGGATATCGCCTGGTCCAAGCACCCGACTTTTGAGGGCGTAGAACTCAAGCATATCATCACCGCGAAAGAAACCAGCGGCACGTTCAGCTATCATTTGGTAAGGATCGCGCCAAACAAGAGCATCAAAACGCACATTCACGAAACCCAGCTCGAAACTCACGAAGTCATCACAGGGAACGGAATTTGCATCAATGACGGCACCAAGCTTGAGTACACTCCGGGCGTCATCTCGATTATGCCGGCGAAGGTCCCGCACCAAGTAGACGCAGGCGACCAGGGGCTTTATCTGTTCGCAAAGTTCATGCCAGCTCTGTGCTAG